In the genome of Girardinichthys multiradiatus isolate DD_20200921_A chromosome 7, DD_fGirMul_XY1, whole genome shotgun sequence, one region contains:
- the LOC124870870 gene encoding extensin-like, with protein MLQPLHATLLPAALIPPTGHDTQQSSTSPCLPNHPASASSPSPSVHERETCTSRVTGPGRPTIPGQAQAASRPSAGTMLHCPTHPTANLSPARGQSHRGKHWRKATKARQGPGTPPTLHPTLEVPQHAGHPLSHTVHPAAPSRLAGQPLHRSEATSQSTPHTVQPRPPRQSPVPHPTGGPGTEARERSKEIQAISREPKRQRQTTSKTRTPTPAQIPT; from the coding sequence ATGCTGCAGCCCCTCCATGCCACCCTCTTGCCCGCCGCCCTGATCCCCCCCACGGGACACGACacccagcagagcagcacatcGCCATGCCTGCCCAACCATCCAGCCAGTGcaagcagccccagcccatcagTTCATGAGcgggaaacatgcaccagccgggtaaCCGGCCCAGGCAGGCCAACCattccaggccaagcacaagcCGCCAGTCGCCCCAGTGCAGGCACAATGCTCCACTGTCCCACCCACCCAACCGCCAACCTCAGCCCGGCCAGGGGCCAGAGCCACAGAGGGAAGCATTGGAGGAAAGCCACCAAAGCACGCCAAGGaccgggcaccccgccaacccTGCACCCAACCCTAGAGGTGCCACAGCATGCTGGCCACCCACTCTCCCACACAGTACACCCCGCCGCACCAAGCAGGCTGGCTGGTCAGCCCCTCCACCGAAGCGAAGCCACATCCCAATCAACACCACACACTGTCCAGCCAAGACCCCCTCGCCAGAGCCCAGTGCCCCACCCAACCGGTGGACCGGGGACTGAAGCCAGGGAGAGATCCAAGGAAATCCAAGCAATCTCGAGAGAGCCAAAACGCCAGCGCCAGACAACATCTAAGACTCGAaccccaaccccagcccagatccCGACCTGA